In Cystobacter fuscus DSM 2262, one DNA window encodes the following:
- a CDS encoding NAD/NADP-dependent octopine/nopaline dehydrogenase family protein, with translation MGSERIGVIGSGNTARALAAYLSHQGHSVCVYTRHPEKLDTIRRRGHIEATGLLEGMFPIEEVTNEPERLARQCGTLFVASVTTAYLDVAATLAPHLREHHALVLFSSKLCGSLEMTRALHGHGVQGVPIIETDALFACRAREDHGIWIAGLKGWTFLACPQRSGTLSHGPLVRRFFPGLEDASNLVQRGLTDFGALAHAIVSLVNLGSIDRGERLRFYVEGLSERTIVLLERMEEEFHAVARAYGTSLLPMKELLNRYYGCETGSLLEAMRTVPGYRELYAPTSLEHRFLTEDIATSLVPLQGLARKAGVAVPMVDAVITFTSVLSGQDLGAKGRTLERLGWGDLSHEAIVQWMAQ, from the coding sequence ATGGGCTCCGAGCGCATCGGCGTCATCGGTTCTGGCAACACCGCGAGGGCTCTCGCGGCCTACTTGTCGCACCAGGGACATTCCGTCTGCGTCTACACACGCCACCCGGAGAAGCTCGACACCATCCGCCGCCGGGGCCACATCGAGGCCACGGGACTGCTCGAGGGGATGTTTCCCATCGAGGAGGTGACGAACGAGCCGGAGCGCCTGGCGCGCCAGTGCGGGACGCTCTTCGTGGCCAGCGTCACCACCGCCTACCTGGACGTGGCGGCGACCCTGGCGCCCCACCTGCGCGAGCACCATGCGCTCGTGCTCTTCTCCAGCAAGCTGTGCGGCAGCCTGGAGATGACGCGCGCGCTTCACGGGCATGGCGTCCAGGGGGTGCCCATCATCGAGACGGATGCGCTCTTCGCCTGCCGGGCACGCGAGGACCATGGCATTTGGATCGCCGGCCTCAAGGGCTGGACGTTCCTGGCCTGTCCCCAGCGCTCGGGCACGTTGAGCCACGGCCCGCTGGTGCGCCGCTTCTTCCCGGGCCTCGAGGACGCGAGCAACCTGGTGCAGCGGGGGCTCACCGACTTCGGCGCGCTCGCGCACGCCATCGTGTCGCTCGTCAACCTGGGAAGCATCGACCGGGGAGAGCGCCTGCGCTTCTACGTGGAGGGCTTGTCCGAGCGCACCATCGTCCTGCTGGAGCGGATGGAGGAGGAGTTCCACGCGGTGGCCCGGGCCTACGGGACGAGCCTGCTGCCCATGAAGGAGCTGCTCAACCGCTACTATGGCTGCGAGACGGGGAGCCTGCTGGAGGCCATGCGGACCGTGCCTGGCTATCGGGAACTCTATGCCCCCACGAGCCTGGAGCACCGCTTCCTCACCGAGGACATCGCCACCAGCCTGGTGCCACTCCAGGGGCTGGCGCGCAAGGCGGGGGTGGCGGTGCCCATGGTGGACGCCGTCATCACCTTCACCTCGGTGCTCAGTGGCCAGGACCTCGGCGCCAAGGGGCGCACCTTGGAGCGGCTGGGGTGGGGCGACCTCAGCCATGAAGCCATCGTGCAGTGGATGGCGCAGTGA
- a CDS encoding HvfC/BufC N-terminal domain-containing protein — MSPARAPPDWLAGFQERFGATLRTPLDASSGTLRPVEQGTGRGLYNRQYWFRLFEVLQGEYPLTARLLGLFPFNLLVQRFAREHPPREWDLRLAGRGFGSWLRTQVSSLPAGLPAAALAEAADIDTAWSEVWMAPEVPAWTPSPEELATLEGRFLRASPACRLLEESWPLVVLRRTLGPDADARRQPLPSPLPTRQHWMLLRHGEALVQVPLSPVRARLLWALRTKTFGAALAEVEASLPPSEHEALVAHIGTWLAEGLRWGFWVGTADR, encoded by the coding sequence GTGAGCCCCGCTCGTGCGCCCCCGGACTGGCTCGCCGGTTTCCAGGAGCGGTTCGGTGCCACACTGCGCACGCCACTCGATGCCTCGTCGGGCACGCTGCGCCCGGTGGAGCAGGGCACGGGGCGGGGGCTCTACAACCGGCAATACTGGTTCCGGCTCTTCGAGGTGCTCCAGGGCGAGTACCCGCTCACGGCCCGACTCCTCGGGCTGTTCCCCTTCAACCTGCTCGTCCAGCGATTCGCGCGCGAGCATCCCCCCCGGGAGTGGGACCTGCGGCTGGCGGGCCGGGGCTTTGGAAGCTGGCTCCGCACGCAGGTGTCCTCGCTGCCCGCGGGGCTGCCCGCCGCGGCCCTCGCCGAGGCGGCGGACATCGACACGGCCTGGAGCGAGGTGTGGATGGCGCCGGAGGTGCCCGCCTGGACTCCCTCTCCAGAAGAGCTCGCGACGCTCGAGGGGCGGTTCCTGCGGGCCTCCCCCGCGTGCCGCCTGCTGGAGGAGAGCTGGCCCCTGGTGGTGCTCCGGCGGACGCTGGGGCCGGACGCGGATGCGCGGCGCCAGCCCCTGCCGAGCCCCCTCCCCACGCGCCAGCACTGGATGTTGCTGCGCCACGGGGAGGCCCTGGTCCAGGTGCCGCTGTCCCCGGTGAGGGCGCGCCTGCTGTGGGCCCTGCGCACGAAGACGTTCGGCGCCGCGCTCGCGGAGGTGGAGGCGTCCCTGCCGCCCTCGGAGCACGAGGCGCTCGTGGCGCACATCGGCACCTGGCTCGCCGAGGGCCTGCGGTGGGGCTTCTGGGTGGGGACGGCCGACCGGTAG
- a CDS encoding DUF692 domain-containing protein, whose protein sequence is MSRPVPTLRADALGLGLRLPHLETLQQAWPESVAYVEIISENYLGAAAPPRRHLAWVRERVPVVLHGVGLNLLGHEPLDEAYLDDVCRLADAMDAPFVSDHLCWVRAGGLSHHDLLPTPFRADLIDFAAERAAWVQRRLGRPFGLENLSSYVSFPESDLTEWEFYASVVREAGCYFMLDLNNIYVSGRNHGFDPRGYLDAIDFGRVLQVHLAGHEPEPDGTLVDTHGQPVDGAVWELYAQAWRQGGPFPTLLEWDTNVPPLARAVEELERAAGVRA, encoded by the coding sequence ATGAGCCGTCCGGTCCCCACGCTGAGGGCGGATGCCCTGGGGCTCGGGCTGCGCCTGCCCCACCTGGAAACACTCCAGCAGGCGTGGCCGGAATCGGTGGCCTACGTGGAAATCATCAGCGAGAACTACCTGGGGGCGGCGGCGCCCCCTCGGAGGCACCTCGCGTGGGTGCGCGAGCGCGTACCCGTGGTGCTCCATGGCGTGGGCCTGAACCTGCTGGGCCATGAGCCGCTGGACGAGGCCTACCTCGACGACGTGTGTCGGTTGGCGGACGCGATGGACGCTCCCTTCGTGAGCGACCACCTGTGCTGGGTGCGCGCCGGAGGACTGTCGCACCATGACCTGCTGCCAACGCCCTTCCGGGCGGATCTGATCGACTTCGCCGCCGAGCGGGCCGCGTGGGTGCAGCGCCGGCTGGGCAGGCCCTTCGGGCTGGAGAACCTCTCCTCGTACGTTTCCTTTCCCGAGTCGGACCTGACCGAGTGGGAGTTCTACGCCTCCGTCGTCCGGGAGGCGGGGTGCTACTTCATGCTCGACCTGAACAACATCTACGTTTCGGGGAGGAATCACGGCTTCGACCCCCGCGGCTACCTGGACGCCATCGACTTCGGCCGGGTCCTCCAGGTGCACCTCGCGGGGCACGAGCCCGAGCCGGACGGAACGCTCGTGGACACCCACGGCCAGCCCGTGGACGGGGCGGTGTGGGAGCTCTACGCCCAGGCGTGGCGCCAGGGAGGGCCCTTCCCGACGCTGCTGGAGTGGGACACGAACGTGCCGCCCCTGGCTCGCGCGGTAGAGGAGTTGGAGCGCGCCGCCGGGGTTCGCGCGTGA
- a CDS encoding c-type cytochrome, with translation MTPNDTSSAPNASPGQPSRKLLLAAVAGLMGLGSAGCGQPDEPPPSQGVPDPEPQGPHVVSRSTVEGGLTFERFSADCEQRGGFVQTHAVCSGNNSCKGVSYNRFDYSLTEHTCKAINSCGGMSCVELPADSGKTGETVYKNSCGPVCHSHTNTTAFVYYVAPGTHLDTARQQFLSRSRLYQQSIVAFGIHGVSADGVLSANMPAFHEKYSRKEIERVVDYVRQLELEVEAYEVMGPAAPVP, from the coding sequence ATGACGCCGAATGACACCTCCTCCGCCCCGAACGCCAGCCCTGGGCAGCCATCCCGGAAGCTCCTGCTGGCCGCCGTGGCCGGCCTCATGGGGCTCGGCTCCGCTGGCTGCGGCCAGCCCGACGAGCCGCCTCCTTCTCAGGGCGTACCCGATCCGGAGCCACAGGGGCCCCACGTCGTGAGCCGGAGTACCGTCGAGGGAGGGCTGACCTTCGAGCGCTTCTCCGCTGACTGCGAGCAGCGGGGCGGCTTCGTGCAGACGCATGCCGTGTGTTCTGGCAACAACTCCTGCAAAGGCGTCTCCTACAACCGCTTCGATTACTCGCTCACCGAGCACACCTGTAAGGCAATCAACTCCTGCGGTGGCATGAGTTGCGTCGAGCTCCCCGCGGACTCGGGCAAGACGGGCGAGACGGTCTACAAGAACTCGTGCGGCCCTGTGTGCCACAGTCATACCAACACGACGGCATTCGTGTACTACGTGGCACCGGGCACCCATCTGGACACCGCCCGGCAGCAATTCCTCAGCCGTTCCCGGCTCTACCAGCAGTCCATCGTGGCCTTTGGAATCCACGGGGTGAGCGCCGACGGAGTCCTGTCCGCCAACATGCCCGCGTTTCACGAGAAGTACTCGCGCAAGGAAATCGAGCGCGTCGTCGACTACGTGCGCCAGTTGGAGCTGGAGGTCGAGGCCTATGAGGTCATGGGGCCCGCCGCCCCGGTCCCATGA
- a CDS encoding FixH family protein, which yields MRLPARLANVLLSVLLACACSPESEPGTSPDAGGDIASGRVRLEAGFEGTPQPRGNMLRIHVTDTAGTPVEATRVSVSLWMPRHGHGAPAPAVTREARGDYLATVDFTMPGTWTVTIQVDTEGRSDTLELSVEAP from the coding sequence ATGCGTCTTCCCGCTCGCCTCGCCAATGTCCTGCTCTCCGTCCTGCTCGCCTGCGCGTGCTCTCCCGAGTCCGAGCCTGGCACCTCTCCCGATGCCGGAGGAGACATCGCGAGCGGGCGGGTGCGGCTCGAGGCGGGCTTCGAGGGGACGCCGCAACCGCGCGGCAACATGCTCCGCATCCACGTGACGGACACCGCCGGGACACCGGTGGAGGCCACGCGGGTCTCCGTCAGCCTGTGGATGCCCAGACACGGCCATGGTGCGCCCGCGCCCGCCGTCACCCGCGAGGCGCGCGGGGACTACCTGGCCACCGTGGACTTCACCATGCCGGGCACGTGGACCGTCACCATCCAGGTGGACACGGAGGGCCGCAGCGACACCCTCGAGTTATCCGTGGAAGCCCCGTGA
- a CDS encoding gamma-glutamylcyclotransferase — protein sequence MSSRPSYVWFSFSLAMAPGITRERVEGARLPELPEGEVAAALDVELLYDVPAADWGGHVPRLVDAPGRRVMGRVRVMPLESWPQVTKLEEALSLATSERPVRVRTAKGAMLSARAFTPPPPEPSPGLVSESYLEALARAAEHAKLPTDYVSRLQAEARLIQAVQRGHARWPR from the coding sequence ATGTCCTCCCGCCCATCATACGTCTGGTTCTCCTTCTCGCTCGCCATGGCGCCCGGGATCACGCGCGAACGGGTCGAGGGTGCCCGGCTTCCCGAACTGCCCGAGGGGGAAGTGGCGGCGGCGCTCGACGTGGAACTCCTCTATGACGTGCCGGCAGCGGACTGGGGAGGCCACGTGCCAAGGCTGGTGGATGCGCCGGGCCGGCGGGTGATGGGGCGCGTGCGCGTCATGCCCCTGGAGAGCTGGCCCCAGGTGACGAAGCTGGAGGAAGCCCTGTCCCTGGCCACCAGCGAGCGCCCGGTCCGGGTGCGCACGGCCAAGGGCGCCATGCTCTCCGCGAGGGCCTTCACCCCGCCTCCGCCCGAGCCCTCGCCGGGACTGGTGAGCGAATCGTACCTGGAGGCGCTCGCCCGGGCCGCCGAGCACGCGAAACTGCCCACGGACTACGTTTCGCGCCTCCAGGCCGAGGCCCGGCTCATCCAGGCCGTGCAGCGCGGCCACGCCAGGTGGCCACGCTGA
- a CDS encoding ABC transporter permease: MSATASVEAPRAWWLARWAERLNPLVVKEVRQGLRSRVFWLSFGLMLLACFILSLAAYVATIEEGLKPQGRTFFLAFFFCLGMVHFFLLPYGAYRSLAREREDETWVLLLLTGLGPRRILRGKVASSLVQGGLYASAVGPFLLFSYYLNGIDLPTLLLVLLLGACWFLFLTVVAVCTATLAEGRMGRGLAHLALLGVLGLGLIYGQVSAYFLCEQGFRSLLASDDALAFILSALWLMITCAWLLFETAAARLSLPTENYSWGPRRALVVQTVLSVLVVLLGWWDSSSQRMAFEVSVLGCVLLTLCGLVLATDVDGQARSLRAATRPWSLLRPGALRGFRLAVLLLLFWTAACGVLIVLSTRRSSVGLPAVVALPLYALLYLSLPLWVARLSRSPVFSSPAVVRLLFFVIGGLGLLVPSLVSFLLWREEESPTFLSLLNPFLGLISFANGEPPLDEPALAWRLLGCVGLLAALSVFLADRSLAAREREVHAA, from the coding sequence GTGAGCGCGACGGCTTCGGTGGAGGCGCCCCGCGCCTGGTGGCTCGCGCGGTGGGCCGAGCGGCTCAACCCGCTCGTGGTGAAGGAGGTGCGCCAGGGGCTGCGCTCGCGCGTCTTCTGGTTGAGCTTCGGGCTGATGTTGCTGGCCTGCTTCATCCTCTCCCTGGCGGCCTATGTCGCCACGATCGAGGAGGGCCTGAAGCCCCAGGGGCGCACCTTCTTCCTCGCCTTCTTCTTCTGTCTGGGCATGGTGCACTTCTTCCTCCTGCCCTATGGCGCCTACCGCTCCCTGGCGCGCGAGCGCGAGGACGAGACGTGGGTGCTGTTGCTGCTCACCGGGCTGGGGCCCCGGCGCATCCTCCGGGGCAAGGTGGCCTCTTCCCTGGTGCAGGGCGGGCTGTACGCCTCGGCGGTGGGGCCCTTCCTCCTCTTCAGCTACTACCTCAACGGCATCGATCTGCCGACGCTCCTGCTGGTGCTGTTGCTGGGGGCGTGCTGGTTCCTCTTCCTCACCGTGGTGGCGGTGTGCACGGCCACCCTCGCCGAGGGGCGCATGGGCCGCGGCCTCGCGCACCTGGCGCTGCTGGGAGTGTTGGGCCTGGGGCTGATCTATGGGCAGGTGAGCGCCTACTTCCTGTGTGAGCAGGGCTTCCGCTCCCTCCTCGCCAGTGACGATGCGCTCGCCTTCATCCTGAGCGCGTTGTGGCTCATGATCACCTGCGCCTGGCTCCTCTTCGAGACCGCGGCCGCTCGGCTGTCGCTGCCCACCGAGAACTACTCGTGGGGGCCCCGGCGGGCGCTCGTCGTGCAGACCGTGCTCTCCGTGCTCGTCGTCCTGCTCGGTTGGTGGGACTCCAGCTCCCAGCGGATGGCCTTCGAGGTGAGCGTCCTCGGGTGCGTGTTGCTGACGCTCTGCGGCCTCGTGCTGGCCACGGATGTGGATGGACAGGCTCGCTCCCTGCGTGCCGCCACGCGGCCCTGGTCTCTGCTGCGTCCGGGCGCCTTGCGCGGCTTCCGGCTCGCCGTGCTGCTGCTGCTCTTCTGGACGGCGGCCTGCGGCGTGCTCATCGTCCTCTCCACGCGCCGGTCCTCCGTGGGCCTGCCCGCGGTGGTCGCCCTGCCCCTGTACGCGCTCCTCTATCTCTCGCTGCCGCTGTGGGTGGCGCGCCTGTCGCGCTCGCCGGTGTTCTCCTCCCCAGCGGTGGTGCGGTTGCTGTTCTTCGTGATCGGCGGGCTGGGCCTGCTCGTGCCTTCCCTGGTGTCCTTCCTCCTCTGGCGCGAGGAGGAGAGCCCCACGTTCCTCTCGCTGCTCAACCCCTTCCTCGGCCTGATCTCCTTCGCCAATGGGGAGCCTCCGCTGGATGAGCCGGCGCTGGCCTGGCGCCTGCTCGGGTGCGTGGGGCTGCTCGCCGCGCTCTCCGTCTTCCTCGCGGATCGCTCGCTCGCCGCCCGGGAGCGAGAGGTCCACGCGGCATGA
- a CDS encoding DUF58 domain-containing protein gives MSAPVDFDEAEVARLAPGLALALPRTPHRGRVGEVRAASAGSSLDVQDFRAYQPGDDLRQMDWNAVARTGELILRVRQEEVSPRLEVLLDGSRSMAVSPRKAACAREVALLATEVGARQGLAPTLLVGGSRPERVQGSVCRGVLRSAAFDAREDLASALGRLPPLRPCGLRVVVSDFLFEAPLAELVSRLARGAAALFLVQVLDAEDLEPSGGEGARLVDAESGEALEELLTGSVLAAYARRFAEHQKLLGAAARRAQASHLVLRADQALEALVAGALRPLFPPAGGA, from the coding sequence ATGAGCGCTCCGGTGGACTTCGACGAGGCGGAGGTGGCGCGGCTGGCTCCGGGGCTCGCCCTGGCGCTGCCCCGCACGCCCCACCGCGGCCGGGTGGGCGAGGTGCGTGCCGCCTCGGCGGGCTCCTCGTTGGACGTGCAGGACTTCCGCGCCTATCAGCCGGGGGACGACCTGCGGCAGATGGACTGGAACGCGGTGGCGCGCACCGGCGAGCTCATCCTGCGCGTGCGCCAGGAGGAGGTGTCGCCCCGGCTGGAGGTGCTGCTGGACGGCTCGCGCAGCATGGCGGTGTCGCCGCGCAAGGCCGCGTGCGCGCGCGAGGTGGCGCTGCTGGCCACGGAGGTGGGCGCGCGGCAGGGGCTGGCGCCGACGCTGCTGGTGGGAGGCTCCCGGCCCGAGCGGGTACAGGGCTCGGTGTGCCGGGGCGTGCTGCGCTCGGCCGCCTTCGACGCGCGGGAGGACCTGGCCTCGGCGCTGGGGCGGCTGCCGCCGCTGCGCCCCTGTGGGCTGCGCGTGGTGGTGAGTGACTTCCTCTTCGAGGCGCCCCTGGCGGAGCTCGTGTCGCGGCTGGCGCGGGGGGCCGCGGCGCTCTTCCTGGTGCAGGTGCTGGACGCGGAGGACCTGGAGCCCTCGGGAGGCGAGGGCGCGCGGTTGGTGGACGCGGAGAGCGGCGAGGCGCTGGAGGAGCTGCTCACCGGGAGCGTGCTGGCCGCCTACGCGCGGCGCTTCGCCGAGCACCAGAAGCTGCTCGGGGCCGCGGCGCGGCGGGCCCAGGCCTCGCACCTGGTGCTGCGCGCGGACCAGGCCCTGGAGGCGCTCGTGGCCGGAGCGCTGCGGCCCCTCTTTCCCCCCGCGGGGGGCGCATGA
- a CDS encoding vWA domain-containing protein, with the protein MSLGFPWGLLALGALVPLVAAYFLRRKQKPVVVSALFLWRTPRPRAEAGPRLERFTREASLLLEMLAVVAAALFLADARWGERERTRHLVLVVDGSLSLSARGADGVSGVERVRVEAARRVEEERATRVTVLVSGGVPRVIAGPEAEPSRALAALESFRALGADHEVAPTLRWAQELAGPGQRVHFLTDALPAPGVAVPDPVRWTALGAPRDNVGLVSAWRRDEGSTATVTLRVARWGSGPEETEVRVVARPGPGAVEGTERRERVRLPEEGAATLRFTFEGAGDVEVSLPPDALPEDGVVRLPPAAERPLRVAWAEGLEAPVRSALERFFSVVPGMEVGPGEGALVVGPRGSDAGVTVGVGGAVRTFVGPFFAEKGHPLLDDVQLGGVRWAAGAEAPPGRPLMTAGEAVLVSEEEGRVHLNVDLARSNVQRTSAWPVLLGNVVHEARRAREGFTRRQFPLGEPLAVVTRAGARYSLKGPESERLLFGAGALSLPAPESPGRYTLVREGEPVDAVEVLPLDARESDLRGRGAGERPASEGNNDAGRPASEGRERWPLWVLLAALLADFFLTRRVEAA; encoded by the coding sequence ATGAGCCTCGGTTTTCCCTGGGGACTGCTGGCCCTGGGCGCGCTCGTGCCGCTGGTGGCGGCGTACTTCCTGCGGCGCAAGCAGAAGCCCGTGGTGGTGAGCGCCCTGTTCCTCTGGCGCACGCCCCGTCCCCGCGCCGAGGCCGGCCCTCGCCTCGAGCGCTTCACCCGCGAGGCCTCGCTGCTGCTGGAGATGCTGGCGGTGGTGGCCGCGGCCTTGTTCCTCGCGGACGCGCGGTGGGGCGAGCGCGAGCGGACGCGGCACCTGGTGCTGGTGGTGGATGGGAGCCTGTCCCTGTCCGCGCGGGGTGCCGATGGGGTGTCCGGGGTGGAGCGGGTGCGCGTGGAAGCGGCCCGGCGCGTGGAGGAGGAGCGGGCCACGCGGGTGACGGTGCTGGTGAGTGGGGGAGTCCCCCGGGTGATCGCGGGGCCGGAGGCGGAGCCCTCGCGGGCGCTGGCGGCGCTGGAGTCCTTCCGGGCGCTCGGCGCGGACCATGAGGTGGCGCCCACGCTGAGATGGGCCCAGGAACTGGCGGGCCCGGGCCAGCGCGTGCACTTCCTCACGGATGCGCTGCCCGCTCCGGGGGTGGCCGTGCCGGACCCGGTGCGGTGGACGGCCCTGGGCGCGCCCCGGGACAACGTGGGGCTGGTGTCCGCGTGGCGCCGGGACGAGGGCTCCACGGCCACGGTGACGCTGCGGGTGGCGCGCTGGGGGTCGGGCCCCGAGGAGACGGAGGTGCGCGTGGTGGCGAGGCCCGGACCGGGGGCGGTGGAGGGCACGGAGCGGCGCGAGCGGGTGCGGCTGCCCGAGGAGGGCGCGGCCACGTTGCGCTTCACCTTCGAGGGCGCGGGAGACGTGGAGGTGTCCCTGCCGCCGGACGCGCTGCCCGAGGACGGGGTGGTGCGGCTGCCGCCCGCGGCGGAGCGTCCGCTGCGCGTGGCGTGGGCCGAGGGGTTGGAGGCGCCGGTGCGCTCGGCACTGGAGCGCTTCTTCTCCGTGGTGCCCGGGATGGAGGTGGGCCCGGGCGAGGGGGCGCTCGTCGTGGGGCCGAGGGGCTCGGATGCGGGGGTGACGGTGGGCGTGGGCGGCGCGGTGCGCACCTTCGTGGGCCCCTTCTTCGCGGAGAAGGGCCACCCGTTGCTGGACGACGTGCAACTGGGCGGCGTGCGCTGGGCGGCGGGAGCGGAGGCGCCACCGGGCCGTCCCCTGATGACGGCGGGCGAGGCGGTGCTCGTCTCGGAGGAGGAGGGCCGGGTGCACCTCAACGTGGACCTGGCGCGCTCCAACGTGCAGCGCACCTCGGCCTGGCCAGTGTTGCTGGGCAACGTGGTGCACGAGGCGCGGCGTGCGCGCGAGGGCTTCACCCGGCGGCAGTTTCCGCTCGGCGAGCCGCTCGCGGTGGTGACGCGGGCGGGGGCGCGCTACTCGCTGAAGGGCCCCGAGTCGGAGCGTCTCCTGTTCGGCGCGGGGGCCTTGAGCCTGCCCGCTCCGGAGTCTCCGGGCCGCTACACGCTCGTGCGCGAGGGCGAGCCGGTGGACGCGGTGGAGGTGCTGCCGCTGGACGCCCGCGAGTCGGACCTGCGGGGGCGCGGCGCGGGCGAGCGGCCCGCGTCCGAGGGTAATAATGATGCGGGGCGGCCGGCCTCCGAGGGCCGTGAGCGCTGGCCGCTGTGGGTGCTGCTGGCGGCGTTGCTGGCGGACTTCTTCCTCACGCGGCGCGTGGAGGCGGCATGA